GCAGCGCCTTTACCTCCCCTGCTTGCACAAAATATAGACGCTTGTTTCGAATTGTTACCAGAGCAGTCTTATATGTTTTCCGTAGGGGCTATGTTGTCTAGAGACTCTGTGCCCATCAAACTCTGCGTAGCCGATATGACTTCAGAACAACTCGTCCCTTATTTGAAAAATGTGGGATGGCCCGGTTGTTATGATGACGTACACAATCTGCTGCACGAAATAGATCCTTTGTTGGATCGAATTGCCTTTCAATTAGATATTATAGATGGTGTGATCTCCCCAAAGATCGGATTTGAATGCTATTTGACTGAACATAACCCTAGGAAAGAAGCGCGTTGGCGTCTGTTACTAGATTATCTTGTCAAAATAGGACAATGCACGCCGGATAAAAAAGAAGCCCTACTTATGTGGTATGGTGGTCAATATAACATTTTACCCCAAGAGCAAGGGGTCAATTTTATTGATGGTCCATGTTCCCGCAATGTGTTTATCAGATGCGTCAATCATATAAAGGTTGTCATTCACCCCGATTCCTCTTACGAGGCCAAAGCTTACTTATGTATCAACAAGAGCTGGTTGCCACCCGCCAAGTCTACTCCGCAAGGCATTTAACCAAGCGATAACTGGTATATAGCCAGGGTAACACAGGTCACTGGTATAAACTTAAACTTGTCATTCTGAGCGAAGCGAAGAATCCCAACGCCTCTGGGATACTTCGTCGCTTCGCTCCTTAGTATGACATGTGAATACCAGTAGTATTTTGTATAAGCTCAACTAACCTGTGTTACTGCCTGGTTAAGCGCCGTCATATTTATAAACGACTTTGCCAAACCGCCCCCTGGCATTGTAACTCCTGTTGATAAACTTCCCTATCTGCTTGCCAGAGTATACTGAGTCAATTACAACGTTAAAACGCCCGGCCGTGTAATCCGCGATAGCTTGAGCCAGATCTTCTGTCACGCCCACGCAATTTCCGATCACTTGCAAATTTTTCACCACAACGTTGGATAAAACGTCTGTCAACGCATACGTTTCCTCTAAAACAGGTGATCGTTTATCAATGATGCCATGATACTGACCAGCACGGCCGCAGGAGATGTAGCGTGCATTATAGGTCATTAAATGCACCACCCAGCTTAGATGGAGATCAAAAAAGGGATCAATGACACAATCAAACATGCCGGCCGCTGCCATGATGCTGCTTGTGTCAGGTTCAGGTGATATCACAAATAATTGCCGCACGCCCATCTCTTGCAACCTGTCGGCATACTCATCATTTGTCGAGGTGGCATAGACGGAGACATCATATTGGCGCAGGGCATTGATGGCAAACAAAGACGTATTCGATTTCGCTGAAGTCACGAGAACTTTTTCGCCAGGTTTCAAATTGAGTTTACGGATCATGCCATAAACCGTTTGCGCCCCAATGCTAAACGCAGCGCCAACCTCATCTGGCATTTGCGGTGGGATATTGATGAGCTTGGCGTAGTGCAGCGCCTCATACTCTTTGGATGCTTTATTCGTAGGCACGCCTTCGGCAAAAGGGGAACTGTTGTCATAATAATGATTGTTGCCAATCACTCTGTCCCCGATAGCCAATCCCACAACATCGCTCCCTATGTCAACCACTTCGCCGGCAAATTCTGAACCGATAGGGTGAAAAAATCCTGATCGGGTCTGCTTGCTGGCGGCAAAGATGACGGCCTTATCACGGTAGTTACAGGAAAAAGCCTTTTTTCTCACTAGTACCCGCTGCCGATTTTCAGGGGCATTTCTATTAAACTCAGGCGTAGGCGTAGACACAATGCCAAAGGTAACGGGAATATCATCTATCTCAACCGTTTCCTTTGCGCTGTCAGATAACGATTCTTGTGCATGATTGATCACGGCAAGATTTCTCATTTCACACCCTTTTTGTCATTTACCGTGTAACACAAGTTGGCAATCTGTGTTACGGCATCATAGGTCGGCGCAAGTTTCGCCGGACTCCTGCAATTATTCCTTTTGTTTGCCAGGTGGCAATGTCGTCACCGTCTTGTTCCCTCTCCAACCGATGACACAGCTCTATAGGTTCAATGTCATACGGCAAAATATAGCCGTTACATCATGTCCCAAGATCGTGGTTGCAATATGATCTGGCATAGTTAGGCGCATGAGTCAATGACAAGGAGTTGTGACGTGATCTACACCGTCGGCCCAGAAAAAGTATACAAAGCGCAGCTACAGGTGTGGGGCGACCTCTTTAAGGTTGGCCGTACAGAAGAGTATCGTGGTGGATGTGCCTTTCAATCCATTGTGGATGCACAACGTTGGATACAAGAGTACAAAAAGGAAGAAGATCGGAAGTTCGGTGTTTTTGGCCTTAACGCTGAATGGGGAAAAGATACCGAGCCGTCTGAAGATAAGTGGTGGCACTATCTTTTGCACAACCGTCAAGTTATACCGCTTGATTAACAATGGTATTACGTCGTTTTTCAATCTGTCCGCGGCAGGTTGTAATACAAGGAATACAGATTGTAAATAGAGATGTGCACGCTCTTTGCAAAACGTGTTCCAAGCAGCAGTCAAGAAACCATATTCAGTATTCAAAAATATAAGGAGACTAAAAAATCATGTCAGAACAGACCCCAACCCCGCAAGAAATTGTACACGCCTGGAAAGATGAGGAATTCCGCAACAGTTTGTCCCCCGAACAACTCGCTGCTTTGCCGGCGTCTCCCGACAACATAGCCGAATTGTCGGATGAAGAGTTGGAGGAGGTTGCCGGCGGAGCCTGGACCTGCGTCGGCACTTGTGGCAATACTAAAATTAACGCTCAGTAAACTGTGTCAGGGTTGCTCTCAGGCCAAGTTGTAAGAGTGAATTCAATTTGACTGGAGAGCAACCCTCTTTTGTTTGGGCATCACAATCAAATCTCTCTTGTTTGGCGCGGTCTTGTGACCGCGCCAGTGTGTTAGTAGCAACTGCATCTGGGACAAAGGATGTCTCATGCAAACTGACGAACCTCTTTTGTACTCTGGGATGTATTGCCCAAGCCGGGAAAGACAGAGGAGTTTGCCTCACTTGAGTTTGCTATGTTGAATGCAAAATTTGACACCCCTTTATGGTCACAGGCAGCGACGCTGTTTGAACGGACAGGCTCTCCTTGTCGGGCAAGGGGAACTTGTCAGGCCAGCAATAAGTTGTCCAGGGAACAAGCGCCTGCTGAACGTCATCTGAAACGCCTGGGTCATTGGAAAGGTCAGCGGCCTTTTGACCAGGATGGATATTTTACGCAGAGACTAGCGGAGAACCATTTAACGGAAGAGGGGCTGCTCTCTTTGTTAGCTGAGCCGGTGGAGGCCTTGCAAGAGCGCCTGTCTAAACAAGAGTGGGTCGAGGAGTTGTTGGCGGCGTTTTCAACAAACCTTGATGCCGATGCCGGATTGTCAGAGGCTTTGCAGGAGAAGGTGGATACAACCTTTCTCGCGTTGATCAAACCGTTGATCCATCAGATGCAAGGCGCCATTCGGGAAGTCGTCAATGAGCTTGTTGTGCAGAACGGCCGTTCCCCCATCCCGATTGATTTAACCACTATTGAAGACAGCTTGTTTAGCCCCTTGCTGGATGAATTAACAGAGATATTGATGCCGGTCATGATTTTGGAGCTTCATGCGGCGGGTATGCTGGGGCTTCTACAAGGAGAAACGCCGGAGGCTCGTTTTCAAAGTTTCATCAGCCGTCTGCATCAACCAGAACTGGCGCTGTCACTCTTACAAGAATATCCGGTCCTGGCTCGTTTGCTGGTCACCTTTTTGCAAAACTGGGGCCAGGCAATGCGCTTATTCCTGCACCGTTTGTGCGGTGATTGGGAAGATATTTGCCACACCTTTGCGGCGATAGATCCCTATGATTGTGTGACCCATATCAATGCCAATGCAGGCGATCGGCACGTTGGTGGCGACAGAGTCATGATCGTCACCTTTCGCTCTGGCGGAAAGTTGGTCTATAAGCCCAAACCCCTAGACGTTGATGCACATTTTCAAGCCCTGCTTTGCTGGATCAATGCGCGTGGCTTCACCCCGCCTTTGGCGACATTGCAGCTGCTCAACTGTGGCAGCCATGGTTGGGTCGAGTTCGTGTCCGCGCAGGCTTGTGCGACAGAGGCGGAAGTTAAGCGTTTCTTCACCAGGCAAGGAGGCTATCTGGTGTTGTTGACCGTTCTGAAAGGAGTTGATTTTCATTATGAAAATGTGATCGCCGCCGGTGAACATCCCATGCTGATTGACCTGGAGACATTGTTTCATCCTACATATATGGCCGCACATGGTGCAATCGCCACGGCTTACAAGCAAATCAATGACTCTGTGGTCAACACGTTGTTGCTGCCCAATATCAGGTTAATCAGCCTCGGTTTAGATATAGGCGGTATGGGAGATGCTGCCAGAGAAAGTACTCGAACCGCTTTGGTATTGGAAAATGTAGGAACAGACAAAATGCAGTACGCCCACAAACCGATTTCTGGAGGGGAGGCAAATCACCAGCCCCATCTGCAAGGGCATGCGATAAACAGCGTGGCGTATA
Above is a genomic segment from Candidatus Leptovillus gracilis containing:
- a CDS encoding zinc-binding alcohol dehydrogenase family protein, with amino-acid sequence MRNLAVINHAQESLSDSAKETVEIDDIPVTFGIVSTPTPEFNRNAPENRQRVLVRKKAFSCNYRDKAVIFAASKQTRSGFFHPIGSEFAGEVVDIGSDVVGLAIGDRVIGNNHYYDNSSPFAEGVPTNKASKEYEALHYAKLINIPPQMPDEVGAAFSIGAQTVYGMIRKLNLKPGEKVLVTSAKSNTSLFAINALRQYDVSVYATSTNDEYADRLQEMGVRQLFVISPEPDTSSIMAAAGMFDCVIDPFFDLHLSWVVHLMTYNARYISCGRAGQYHGIIDKRSPVLEETYALTDVLSNVVVKNLQVIGNCVGVTEDLAQAIADYTAGRFNVVIDSVYSGKQIGKFINRSYNARGRFGKVVYKYDGA
- a CDS encoding mersacidin/lichenicidin family type 2 lantibiotic, which encodes MSEQTPTPQEIVHAWKDEEFRNSLSPEQLAALPASPDNIAELSDEELEEVAGGAWTCVGTCGNTKINAQ